The Alphaproteobacteria bacterium genome window below encodes:
- a CDS encoding DUF465 domain-containing protein, producing MALEPSMVVELQHKLDKLKKEDRQLVDEISHLSLDSHQNDVQVHRLKKRRILVKDQIQKIDGLLVPDIIA from the coding sequence ATGGCACTAGAACCAAGTATGGTTGTAGAATTACAGCACAAGCTGGACAAACTCAAAAAGGAAGATCGTCAGCTGGTGGACGAAATTTCTCATTTGTCCCTTGATAGCCACCAAAACGACGTTCAAGTTCACCGCTTAAAGAAGCGAAGAATACTTGTAAAAGATCAAATCCAAAAAATTGATGGCCTTCTGGTTCCCGATATTATTGCCTAA
- a CDS encoding pyrroline-5-carboxylate reductase — MKRAKFLLVGCGVMGSALKQGWERDNAPFDVVVIEPSNPQYVPDLASLPEDFVPNLIIFAVKPQILPDLLPHYRRFSGQGCLFLSIAAGLTLSTYHRLLGEDECIIRAMPNIPVTVGQGISVLVAQNPLTKEQRALGQSIFEASGKAIWLEHEALMDVVTAVSGSGPAYFFRLVECLAAAGAECGLPREVAFALARQTAIGVGAILQGTSDSATDLRIKVTSPGGTTAAALGVFDQGHALEKLTYTAVKAAVHRGQELSQ, encoded by the coding sequence ATGAAACGCGCAAAGTTTCTTTTGGTAGGATGTGGTGTCATGGGAAGTGCCTTAAAACAAGGCTGGGAGCGGGATAACGCGCCCTTTGATGTCGTTGTCATTGAACCGTCAAATCCTCAATATGTACCCGATTTGGCTTCACTTCCTGAAGATTTTGTGCCCAATCTTATTATTTTTGCAGTTAAACCCCAAATTTTACCTGACCTTTTGCCTCATTACCGACGATTTTCAGGACAGGGTTGTTTATTCTTATCTATAGCAGCAGGTTTGACATTGAGCACTTATCATCGACTTTTAGGCGAAGACGAATGTATTATTCGTGCTATGCCCAATATCCCTGTAACAGTGGGACAGGGGATCTCCGTTCTTGTAGCGCAGAATCCGTTAACAAAAGAACAACGAGCTTTAGGACAATCAATCTTTGAGGCATCTGGAAAAGCGATATGGCTCGAACACGAAGCTTTGATGGACGTTGTGACGGCAGTGTCTGGGAGCGGGCCGGCCTATTTTTTTCGCCTTGTAGAATGTCTGGCAGCTGCAGGTGCTGAGTGTGGTCTCCCGCGGGAGGTGGCGTTTGCATTAGCCCGTCAAACAGCTATAGGAGTGGGGGCTATTCTTCAGGGTACGTCAGATTCAGCAACTGATTTGCGCATAAAAGTTACCAGCCCGGGAGGAACAACGGCTGCTGCATTAGGTGTATTTGACCAAGGTCATGCTTTAGAAAAGCTAACTTATACGGCTGTAAAAGCGGCCGTGCATAGAGGACAGGAATTGTCTCAATGA
- a CDS encoding 2-octaprenyl-6-methoxyphenyl hydroxylase, with product MVKPQAMDVVIVGGGLVGGTLGVALAQQGLMVTVIDRESPEDLLKPDLDGRTTAVAYGSKLIFDRLNIWPKVDHAAEPILDIRVFEKDSPWAVYYDHRDVGPDPMGYIVENRTLRQGIFQRAQELSHNLIWRAPAQVLQSERHLEAAVIQLEDGDVLKTPLIIGAEGRLSPLRDEAGIKTFRWRYNQSAFIAHVRHEKPHEGRAWEIFQAQGPFAILPLRTCPVTGVNRSGIVWTGSPQDINRLLDLDDVKISLELQEIFPFYGNLEVSGKRWSYPLSAMVAKNTVDHRLAIVGDAAHTVHPVAGQGVNLGWRDAQILAEVLKKAKDLGLDIGSQSILSDYQRRRRLDTASILAMSDGMVRLFSNKSSILSFMRNTGLGIVNQIPPLKRRLIRKAMGI from the coding sequence ATGGTAAAGCCACAGGCAATGGATGTTGTCATTGTTGGGGGTGGTTTGGTTGGAGGAACGTTAGGTGTCGCCCTGGCTCAACAGGGACTTATGGTAACAGTGATAGATAGGGAGTCACCAGAGGATCTTTTAAAGCCAGATTTGGATGGGCGAACAACTGCTGTCGCTTATGGATCAAAACTTATTTTTGATCGCCTGAACATCTGGCCCAAAGTTGACCATGCGGCAGAACCTATCCTGGATATTCGTGTATTTGAAAAAGATTCTCCCTGGGCTGTTTATTATGATCATCGAGATGTTGGCCCAGATCCGATGGGTTATATAGTAGAAAATCGAACTTTGCGCCAAGGTATTTTTCAGCGTGCTCAGGAGTTGTCACATAATTTGATTTGGAGGGCGCCCGCACAGGTGCTTCAAAGTGAGCGTCACCTGGAAGCAGCTGTCATTCAGTTGGAGGACGGTGACGTTTTGAAGACCCCGTTGATTATTGGAGCGGAAGGACGCTTATCTCCCTTAAGAGATGAGGCGGGTATCAAGACATTTCGGTGGCGATATAACCAATCGGCTTTTATTGCTCACGTCCGTCATGAAAAACCGCACGAAGGCAGGGCCTGGGAGATTTTTCAAGCTCAAGGGCCGTTTGCTATCTTACCTTTACGGACATGCCCTGTGACTGGGGTGAACCGATCAGGTATTGTGTGGACAGGCTCTCCGCAGGATATTAATCGTCTATTAGACTTGGACGATGTCAAAATTTCCCTAGAGCTTCAAGAAATTTTTCCCTTTTATGGAAATTTGGAAGTTTCTGGCAAGCGGTGGTCATACCCCCTCTCGGCCATGGTTGCGAAAAATACAGTCGATCATCGTCTCGCGATTGTGGGGGATGCCGCTCATACAGTCCATCCTGTGGCAGGACAAGGAGTTAATTTAGGTTGGCGGGATGCGCAAATTTTGGCAGAAGTCCTCAAAAAAGCTAAGGATTTGGGGCTTGATATTGGATCACAGAGTATTTTATCTGACTATCAGCGTCGACGTCGACTCGATACAGCTTCGATACTCGCAATGAGTGATGGAATGGTTCGATTATTCTCCAACAAATCCAGCATACTTTCTTTTATGCGTAATACAGGTTTGGGAATCGTAAACCAAATCCCTCCCTTGAAAAGACGCCTCATCCGAAAAGCGATGGGCATTTGA
- a CDS encoding rubrerythrin: protein MSLKGSKTEQNLKEAFAGESQANRRYLYFAQKADIEGHNDVASVFRSTAEGETGHAHGHLEFLAAVGDPATGLPIGDTSLNLKAAIAGETHEYTDMYPGMARTAREEGFEEIADWFETLGKAERSHAGRFQRALETMS, encoded by the coding sequence ATGTCTTTAAAAGGAAGTAAGACGGAACAAAATTTAAAAGAAGCCTTTGCTGGGGAATCACAAGCCAATCGTCGATATCTCTATTTTGCGCAAAAAGCAGATATTGAAGGTCATAATGATGTTGCCAGTGTATTCAGATCAACAGCTGAAGGTGAAACCGGGCATGCACATGGTCACTTAGAGTTTCTTGCAGCTGTTGGGGATCCGGCAACGGGCTTGCCGATTGGCGATACCTCTTTGAATTTGAAAGCTGCGATCGCGGGAGAGACACATGAATACACAGATATGTATCCAGGTATGGCTCGTACTGCCCGTGAGGAAGGGTTTGAAGAAATTGCAGATTGGTTTGAAACTTTAGGGAAAGCCGAACGTTCTCATGCCGGTCGATTCCAAAGAGCTTTGGAGACCATGAGCTAG
- a CDS encoding phosphatidylcholine/phosphatidylserine synthase, with product MAWKRKTLPFEEKPPKPKRRKLSTHLPSRLRQRPLQGYSLPAMLPNIATVLALCTGLSAVRFALQERWEWCVAAILIAGILDAIDGRLARFLGSSSRFGAELDSLSDFISFGVTPALVMYFFCLKQWGGFGWAIVLLFSVCMALRLARFNTGDIEGTTPSWAAAYSKGIPAPAAAALTISPIVMSFQWSYDFIMSPFFCGAILFGVALLMISSMPTITLKKVHIPHKFVLPLMVLIALSTAALFSNPWLTLTIIALGYVSTFPFSIISYHNAARKNEVPPKE from the coding sequence ATGGCTTGGAAACGAAAAACACTGCCTTTTGAAGAAAAACCCCCTAAACCCAAAAGGCGTAAATTGTCCACCCACCTACCAAGTCGATTGAGACAACGCCCCCTTCAAGGTTATTCCTTGCCCGCCATGCTTCCCAATATTGCTACAGTTCTGGCATTATGCACAGGCTTAAGTGCCGTTCGCTTTGCGCTACAAGAGCGTTGGGAATGGTGCGTGGCTGCCATACTTATAGCAGGAATCTTGGATGCAATTGATGGTCGCCTCGCCCGCTTCCTGGGAAGCTCAAGCCGTTTTGGCGCGGAGTTAGACTCCCTTTCTGACTTTATTAGTTTTGGCGTCACCCCCGCACTCGTCATGTATTTCTTTTGTTTAAAGCAGTGGGGCGGTTTTGGATGGGCTATTGTTCTATTATTTAGTGTTTGTATGGCTTTACGTCTTGCGCGTTTTAACACTGGGGACATTGAAGGTACAACCCCCTCCTGGGCTGCCGCATATTCTAAAGGAATACCAGCGCCCGCTGCTGCAGCCTTAACTATCAGTCCAATTGTCATGTCCTTCCAATGGTCTTATGATTTTATCATGAGCCCTTTTTTTTGCGGGGCAATTTTATTTGGTGTCGCTCTTTTAATGATTAGTTCAATGCCAACAATTACCTTAAAGAAAGTCCATATCCCCCATAAATTTGTACTTCCCCTTATGGTTCTTATAGCTTTATCAACGGCTGCGTTATTCAGTAATCCATGGTTAACGCTGACAATCATCGCCTTAGGATATGTAAGTACTTTTCCGTTTAGCATTATATCCTATCATAATGCCGCGCGAAAAAACGAGGTTCCGCCAAAAGAGTAA
- a CDS encoding glycerol-3-phosphate dehydrogenase codes for MRHTIDWTHPDYLDADKLDEEMRRVFDICHGCRRCFNLCDTFPRLFDLIDAAPTGELDSVASADFAPPVEACTLCDLCYMSKCPYTPPHEFNIDFPHLMLRYRAMEFAAGKVPFSTQILANTDLAGTVGKTVAPLANWATKEGNKITRPLLEKTLGIHREAAVPQFHAKTLVRQTREPLSLNKAAPAYGRKVVIYATCYGNYNNPNIGLATRKVLAHNGVETQVIYPGCCAMPLLEQGNIAGVAEAAKRVAGELRPWIDQGYEVIALVPSCALMLKSEWPLILPNDENVNLLGHSTKDITEYMVSLAKGPGLVEGIKPLTEGVTVHIACHARAQNMGQKAAELLRLIPDIDLQVIERCSGHGGAWGLKVENFDIALKVGKPVAQQALKNQNRLVLSECPLAATHIRQGMEKLDSNFVSENAHPIEIFAHAYGL; via the coding sequence ATGCGTCATACTATTGATTGGACTCATCCCGATTATTTAGATGCGGATAAATTAGACGAAGAAATGCGGCGGGTCTTTGACATTTGTCACGGATGCCGTCGCTGCTTTAATTTGTGTGATACCTTTCCGCGGTTATTTGATTTAATTGATGCGGCGCCCACCGGGGAATTAGATTCTGTTGCTAGTGCTGATTTTGCGCCCCCTGTTGAAGCTTGTACCTTATGTGACTTGTGTTACATGTCAAAGTGTCCCTATACGCCTCCACATGAATTTAATATCGACTTTCCCCACCTTATGCTGCGCTATCGGGCGATGGAGTTTGCTGCGGGCAAAGTACCTTTTTCGACGCAGATTTTAGCAAATACAGATTTGGCGGGTACGGTAGGTAAAACTGTAGCTCCCCTGGCGAATTGGGCGACAAAAGAAGGCAATAAAATCACACGCCCTCTCTTGGAAAAGACATTGGGAATTCATCGGGAAGCCGCTGTGCCTCAGTTTCACGCTAAAACTCTCGTTCGCCAAACCCGTGAACCCTTGTCCCTCAATAAGGCAGCTCCTGCTTATGGGCGCAAAGTCGTTATTTATGCCACCTGTTATGGGAATTATAATAACCCTAATATAGGTCTTGCGACGCGCAAAGTTTTGGCTCACAACGGCGTTGAAACCCAAGTTATTTATCCTGGTTGTTGCGCAATGCCTTTATTGGAGCAAGGTAATATTGCTGGTGTGGCTGAAGCCGCAAAGCGTGTTGCGGGCGAATTAAGACCATGGATTGATCAAGGTTACGAAGTCATTGCTCTTGTGCCATCTTGCGCTTTGATGCTGAAGTCGGAGTGGCCGTTAATTCTGCCCAATGACGAAAATGTAAATCTTTTAGGGCATTCAACGAAGGATATTACGGAATATATGGTAAGTTTGGCTAAAGGGCCAGGGTTAGTAGAAGGCATTAAGCCGCTAACAGAAGGCGTGACGGTTCATATTGCCTGTCATGCGCGGGCTCAAAATATGGGTCAAAAAGCAGCGGAATTGCTTCGCTTGATTCCGGATATTGATTTGCAAGTTATTGAAAGATGCTCCGGTCATGGAGGAGCATGGGGCTTGAAGGTCGAAAATTTTGATATTGCCTTAAAGGTTGGCAAGCCGGTAGCACAACAGGCTTTAAAGAATCAGAACCGTCTCGTTTTATCTGAATGCCCTCTGGCAGCTACACATATTCGCCAGGGCATGGAAAAATTAGATTCTAATTTTGTAAGTGAAAACGCTCATCCTATTGAGATATTTGCCCACGCTTATGGGCTATAA
- a CDS encoding phosphatidylserine decarboxylase, protein MSLFLPIHIHPEGWRFIGLFGAISIFLFYICQPLGWVGIILTGWCAYFFRNPKRFTPVQDGLIVSPADGIVCGIKQMDTPAEFGLGKNPCLRISIFLNVFDVHVNRIPIGGKILKSIYQPGQFFNAADEKASDQNERQSLVIQVPSGPQIAVVQIAGLIARRILCQAQEGDQVQTGATYGLIRFGSRMDIYLPEGVFPSIIEGQRMIAGETIIADLSTKGTSHKHLREGICH, encoded by the coding sequence ATGTCTCTATTCCTCCCCATTCACATACATCCAGAAGGGTGGCGTTTTATTGGTCTTTTCGGAGCCATATCAATTTTCTTATTCTATATTTGCCAGCCCCTAGGCTGGGTCGGCATTATCCTTACAGGTTGGTGTGCTTACTTTTTTCGCAACCCCAAACGATTCACCCCTGTACAAGATGGCTTAATTGTAAGCCCCGCAGATGGTATCGTATGTGGCATTAAGCAAATGGATACTCCCGCAGAATTCGGTCTGGGGAAAAATCCATGCCTTCGAATTAGCATTTTCTTAAATGTTTTTGATGTGCACGTGAATAGAATCCCAATTGGCGGTAAAATTTTGAAGTCTATCTATCAGCCTGGTCAATTCTTTAATGCTGCTGATGAAAAAGCCAGTGATCAGAATGAACGACAATCCCTGGTCATTCAAGTGCCCAGTGGGCCACAAATTGCAGTTGTCCAAATTGCCGGGCTCATTGCGAGACGAATTTTGTGTCAAGCCCAAGAAGGAGATCAAGTACAAACGGGAGCAACATATGGCCTCATTCGCTTTGGAAGTCGTATGGATATCTACTTACCTGAAGGTGTCTTCCCATCTATTATTGAAGGCCAGCGAATGATTGCCGGGGAAACCATCATTGCTGATCTCTCAACAAAAGGAACGAGTCATAAGCATTTACGTGAAGGGATTTGCCACTAA
- a CDS encoding winged helix DNA-binding protein — translation MKENYFKSVVMIERLHRLFLEVVKIELDRMKIRDINNVQCLVLYNVGRGQVTVGELTNRGYYLGSNVSYNLRKMVQNSYLIQEPSAHDRRSSHVKLSEKGIKLHDRLDELFTMHAKALANEGISSAKAEELDGMLNNLETFWTSLLTRDLRR, via the coding sequence ATGAAAGAAAATTATTTTAAATCAGTTGTGATGATCGAACGCCTCCATCGACTGTTCTTAGAAGTTGTAAAAATTGAATTGGACCGAATGAAAATTCGAGACATCAACAACGTTCAATGTCTTGTTCTCTACAACGTAGGTCGCGGACAAGTTACTGTGGGTGAGTTGACAAACCGGGGATACTATCTTGGATCTAACGTGTCTTATAATTTGCGTAAAATGGTTCAAAATAGCTATTTAATTCAAGAGCCCAGTGCTCATGACCGACGCTCAAGCCATGTAAAATTGTCTGAAAAAGGCATAAAACTACATGACAGGCTTGATGAATTATTCACAATGCACGCGAAAGCGCTTGCTAATGAGGGTATCAGTTCTGCAAAAGCTGAGGAATTAGATGGTATGCTTAATAATCTTGAAACTTTCTGGACAAGCTTATTAACACGAGATTTACGCCGCTAA
- a CDS encoding CCA tRNA nucleotidyltransferase, giving the protein MKLDLTQFPLMGDAITQRLFQIFREEGGEARFVGGCVRDAVLGISAQDIDIAIPIGPDDIIYILTKANINVIPTGYEYGTITAVLENRTFQITSLRKDWETNGRRARVTYGTSWEEDASRRDFTINALYADVQGTIYDYFHGLEDLKFGMIRFVGDAHTRIQEDYLRILRYFRFLAWYGQGPVNLEAIQACTALHQGLKDLSRERIGYEFLKLLSAPDPLSSLRLLSKAGIAPLILPHSINLDAFESLLNFEKVPRVMCRLAALSLPKIDVMALAKTLRLSRDQKNYLQYCQNRLEYYPSSEKTIYANLYHDGAEWFEDLTRLSLTLRAVGSTRSILDATLNVSASWRHPTFPIQGKDLVGMGVKQGPKLGDLLKQCEAWWIAQNFQPNRDACLKWIRDRQQSH; this is encoded by the coding sequence ATGAAGCTCGACTTAACCCAATTTCCTCTTATGGGGGATGCCATAACCCAAAGGCTCTTTCAAATTTTTCGGGAAGAGGGGGGAGAGGCACGGTTTGTTGGAGGATGTGTGCGTGATGCTGTTCTAGGGATTTCTGCACAAGATATTGATATAGCTATTCCCATTGGCCCTGATGATATTATTTACATCCTCACCAAAGCGAATATCAACGTGATTCCGACAGGTTATGAATACGGGACCATAACAGCTGTTTTAGAAAACCGAACATTTCAAATTACGTCTTTGCGCAAAGATTGGGAAACAAACGGCCGTCGTGCACGCGTTACGTATGGAACAAGTTGGGAAGAAGATGCAAGCCGTCGGGATTTCACTATTAATGCGCTTTACGCGGACGTCCAAGGGACTATTTACGATTACTTTCACGGTCTAGAAGATCTTAAATTTGGGATGATTCGCTTTGTTGGCGATGCCCATACACGCATTCAAGAAGATTATTTGCGCATCTTACGATACTTTCGCTTCTTAGCTTGGTATGGCCAAGGTCCTGTCAACTTAGAGGCAATACAGGCCTGTACAGCTTTACATCAGGGGCTAAAGGATTTGTCGCGAGAGCGTATCGGGTATGAATTTTTGAAGCTTTTATCGGCCCCTGATCCTTTATCAAGTCTTCGTTTGTTAAGCAAAGCGGGTATTGCCCCCCTGATTTTGCCTCACTCCATAAATCTTGATGCCTTCGAGTCTCTTTTAAATTTTGAGAAAGTCCCCCGAGTAATGTGTCGTTTAGCGGCCCTTTCTTTACCCAAAATTGACGTTATGGCTCTGGCGAAAACTTTAAGACTTTCGCGAGACCAAAAGAATTACCTTCAATATTGTCAAAATCGTTTAGAGTATTATCCCAGTTCTGAAAAGACGATCTATGCAAATCTCTATCATGATGGTGCTGAATGGTTTGAAGATTTGACTCGATTAAGCCTAACTTTGCGCGCTGTAGGTTCGACAAGATCTATTCTTGACGCAACTTTAAATGTTTCGGCATCTTGGCGGCATCCTACCTTTCCTATTCAAGGCAAAGATCTTGTGGGGATGGGTGTAAAACAAGGTCCCAAATTGGGCGACCTTTTGAAACAGTGTGAAGCCTGGTGGATTGCTCAAAATTTTCAGCCCAATCGCGATGCCTGCCTGAAATGGATTCGAGATCGACAGCAGTCCCATTAG